Proteins encoded in a region of the Drosophila sechellia strain sech25 chromosome 2L, ASM438219v1, whole genome shotgun sequence genome:
- the LOC6613548 gene encoding chorion class CA protein ERA.1, with product MWKYLGFFALLAGASSRGQQAGLEASTCGGSTGCLRSLPSRSSAVEHSDAYLNRRRRQQQIVQEVIVENNFGGPGFGGPGFGGPGFGGPGFGGPGFGRPGFGGPGFGGPGFGGPGFGRSYGQDEAQVPAQGTYQQQDTLSEVPSPACPKNYAFSCEAVIKPVPCGYNSY from the coding sequence ATGTGGAAGTATCTGGGATTCTTTGCCCTTTTGGCCGGAGCGAGTTCTCGGGGTCAGCAGGCTGGTTTGGAAGCCTCGACCTGTGGAGGGAGTACAGGGTGCTTGAGGAGCCTGCCCTCGAGATCATCAGCTGTCGAGCATTCGGATGCGTATCTGAATCGTAGGAGGAGACAACAGCAAATCGTACAGGAGGTAATCGTGGAGAACAACTTTGGTGGTCCTGGTTTCGGAGGACCTGGTTTTGGGGGTCCTGGCTTCGGCGGTCCGGGCTTCGGAGGCCCTGGCTTTGGACGTCCCGGCTTTGGAGGTCCCGGTTTCGGAGGTCCCGGCTTCGGAGGTCCTGGTTTTGGACGCAGCTACGGTCAGGATGAGGCCCAGGTACCGGCCCAGGGAACATACCAACAACAAGACACACTCAGTGAAGTTCCTTCTCCAGCTTGCCCAAAGAACTATGCGTTCTCCTGCGAAGCGGTTATCAAGCCGGTTCCATGTGGGTACAACTCATATTGA
- the LOC6613547 gene encoding vitelline membrane protein Vm26Ab, with product MAFNFGHLLIAGLVALSAVSSETIQLQPTQGILIPAPLAENIRVSRAAYGGYGAAPAAPSYSAPAAPAAQAYSAPAAPAYSAPAAPAYSAPAAPAYSAPAAPAYSAPAAPAYSAPASIPSPPCPKNYLFSCQPSLQPVPCSAPAQSYGSAGAYSQYVPQYAVPFVREL from the coding sequence ATGGCATTCAACTTTGGTCACCTCCTCATCGCCGGCCTCGTGGCCTTGTCCGCCGTGTCCTCGGAGACCATCCAGCTGCAGCCCACTCAGGGCATCCTCATCCCCGCCCCGCTGGCCGAGAACATCCGTGTGTCGCGTGCCGCCTACGGAGGATACGGAGCTGCCCCAGCCGCCCCATCGTACTCCGCCCCAGCCGCTCCCGCTGCCCAGGCATACTCTGCTCCAGCTGCCCCAGCCTACTCCGCACCCGCTGCTCCCGCCTACTCCGCACCCGCTGCTCCTGCCTACTCTGCTCCCGCTGCCCCAGCCTACTCCGCCCCGGCCGCACCAGCCTACTCCGCACCCGCTTCCATTCCGTCGCCGCCGTGCCCCAAGAACTACCTGTTCAGCTGCCAGCCCTCCCTGCAGCCCGTGCCCTGCTCCGCCCCAGCTCAGTCCTACGGATCCGCCGGTGCCTACTCCCAGTACGTGCCCCAGTACGCCGTGCCCTTCGTCCGCGAACTTTAA
- the LOC6613546 gene encoding uncharacterized protein LOC6613546 encodes MAKTMTFLFLVLALVTLNSTWPFWSAGAAEVTSASMLQFLDRHNGEGDHSWSHLLPTNYYSEMNQQYYRRFRRQAGRMDTFGSEKRQQYPFEYARYV; translated from the coding sequence ATGGCTAAGACGATGACGTTCTTGTTTCTGGTCTTGGCTCTGGTGACCTTAAATTCAACCTGGCCATTCTGGAGTGCAGGGGCTGCCGAAGTCACTTCCGCATCGATGTTACAGTTTCTGGACCGCCACAATGGCGAAGGCGACCACAGTTGGTCCCACCTACTGCCCACAAACTACTACTCCGAGATGAACCAGCAGTACTACAGGAGATTCCGGCGACAGGCTGGCAGAATGGACACCTTCGGATCGGAAAAACGGCAGCAGTACCCTTTTGAATATGCTCGATATGTCTGA
- the LOC6613549 gene encoding vitelline membrane protein Vm26Aa, whose translation MKSFVCIALVAFAAAALASPTNVASATGSTGSSVTTQDGELEGVTGQGFGDLTRLRKSAYGGSSGGYGGSSIPAPPCPKNYLFSCQPNLAPVPCSAPAPSYGSAGAYSSPVATYVAPNYGVPQHQQQLYSAYVPQTYGYQY comes from the coding sequence ATGAAATCCTTCGTGTGCATCGCTCTGGTCGCCTTCGCCGCCGCCGCTCTGGCTTCGCCCACCAACGTGGCTTCGGCCACCGGCTCCACTGGCTCCTCGGTGACCACCCAGGACGGAGAGCTGGAGGGAGTAACCGGACAGGGATTCGGTGACCTGACCCGTCTCCGCAAGTCTGCCTACGGCGGCAGCTCCGGCGGCTATGGCGGCTCCAGCATCCCAGCTCCTCCCTGCCCAAAGAACTACCTGTTCAGCTGCCAGCCCAACCTTGCCCCCGTGCCATGCAGCGCTCCCGCTCCCAGCTACGGATCCGCCGGCGCCTACTCCTCCCCGGTGGCCACCTACGTTGCCCCCAACTACGGCGTGCcccagcaccagcagcagctgtaCAGCGCCTACGTGCCCCAGACCTATGGCTACCAGTACTGA
- the LOC6613545 gene encoding transmembrane protein 138 isoform X1, protein MEICLSIGGLYEPIAHDRSGSFDVTRTKDTTNPRTFALLGVDLFCNAFGPSLARNRLQTAIILFVTQDALIIAEYLLFTLALHSTCVYQVGASHIILRNCKLFMASITIYFLLSASQHFWIIYQYRQPPEEDGHHWPLGLFALSVAQRIMSVFYYYSSKSTALTMADPRFKEEHLDWIADQLGDK, encoded by the exons ATGGAAATCTGTCTATCGATAGGGGGATTGTACGAACCCATAGCGCATGACCGCAGTGGTAGCTTTGACGTCACCAGGACGAAGGACACAACAAACCCCCGCACA TTTGCCCTTCTGGGAGTGGATCTCTTTTGCAACGCCTTTGGTCCTTCGCTGGCCAGAAACCGATTGCAGACAGCCATAATTCTCTTTGT CACTCAGGATGCCCTGATTATCGCGGAGTACCTGCTGTTCACCCTTGCGCTCCACTCGACGTGTGTATACCAGGTCGGCGCCTCACACATAATCCTGCGTAACTGCAAGCTCTTCATGGCCAGCATTACCATCTATTTCCTTCTGTCCGCCTCCCAGCACTTCTGGATCATCTACCAATACCGTCAGCCGCCAGAAGAGGACGGTCATCACTGGCCATTGGGTCTGTTTGCCCTATCAGTGGCACAGCGCATCA TGTCGGTTTTCTATTACTACAGCTCCAAGTCGACGGCTCTGACCATGGCAGATCCTCGCTTTAAGGAGGAGCATCTTGACTGGATCGCAGATCAGCTGGGCGATAAGTAA
- the LOC6613545 gene encoding transmembrane protein 138 isoform X2 yields MKLTLRRYSWVLLFQFALLGVDLFCNAFGPSLARNRLQTAIILFVTQDALIIAEYLLFTLALHSTCVYQVGASHIILRNCKLFMASITIYFLLSASQHFWIIYQYRQPPEEDGHHWPLGLFALSVAQRIMSVFYYYSSKSTALTMADPRFKEEHLDWIADQLGDK; encoded by the exons ATGAAGCTAACACTGCGACGCTACTCCTGGGTGCTCTTGTTTCAGTTTGCCCTTCTGGGAGTGGATCTCTTTTGCAACGCCTTTGGTCCTTCGCTGGCCAGAAACCGATTGCAGACAGCCATAATTCTCTTTGT CACTCAGGATGCCCTGATTATCGCGGAGTACCTGCTGTTCACCCTTGCGCTCCACTCGACGTGTGTATACCAGGTCGGCGCCTCACACATAATCCTGCGTAACTGCAAGCTCTTCATGGCCAGCATTACCATCTATTTCCTTCTGTCCGCCTCCCAGCACTTCTGGATCATCTACCAATACCGTCAGCCGCCAGAAGAGGACGGTCATCACTGGCCATTGGGTCTGTTTGCCCTATCAGTGGCACAGCGCATCA TGTCGGTTTTCTATTACTACAGCTCCAAGTCGACGGCTCTGACCATGGCAGATCCTCGCTTTAAGGAGGAGCATCTTGACTGGATCGCAGATCAGCTGGGCGATAAGTAA
- the LOC6613544 gene encoding uncharacterized protein LOC6613544 isoform X1, which produces MDPEKITELANLLRQNGDKILSSEFTLTLSGSLLRALNDSFTLIADTEIGTGAGYLQPQSFQVVKPINAKSSVFPDLQLVHDFVQKTTLLKLTYFPSEHYFEGAIDIAKFRALRRLEVNKINIGQVVGIQPLRGQLQHLICVKSLTSVDDIITRCGGDNSNGFVWNELKTADFSYNSLRSVDTALEFAQHLQHLNLRHNKLTSVAAIKWLPHLKTLDLSYNCLTHLPQFHMEACKRLQLLNISNNYVEELLDVANLDALYNLDLSDNCLLEHSQLLPLSALMSLIVLNLHGNPLACNPKHRQATAQYLHKNSATMKFVLDFEPLTKAEKALTGSQKWRYIGGLNYRSPRSTSMSINSSSASINTNDGSQFSSFGSQRSVSIRGNNYTLEDNQSMDTSQSSKRISSCKIRTVDIEESSEIDTDAASVSTPNPRSEYEEEPDNSHLETKKKIETLRLTYGNEWLKSGNAELMLGIETPQPTERERNESRQLFNEYLGELSASTEAKNDSEHHNISSTPTNNVLLASTFDTTITPIKSEANDTSGQTLYETCTEGEETNYESLGNNTMELSTEERPPDRHEELLRLYASSSNAQDEDPVSDAESDEETYIVYHDQKPSEALFLTISSNFIREKDTLTERTKAKWSLKILESCERVRFNTLRINFDTMRKDKQERIYCVENTLCQELERKLRDILSQRDLTEMNISIYRCVNCLTQFTIEQKSKRYKTKELRCPDCRSVYVAEVTELSSSLSKPSGEVVVEPKLELAAEPKLSPAMIVEESPVEEVAAATNKEESNSIVANCRLTTAKNTPKLRSLTQATKSSANSLNGSSSCSKITNSQSSFDSNQSVVGSSNTDRDLEFRANESDVDIISNPSQSSIEVLDPNYVQSASRKTSEERRISQLPHLETIHDEIAKSKSFIEREFGQLLAEQAQPTTPSAAAPLAPEKSAVPSHVPLTESSSSGSVTDSICTTYEQQGTDAPQNLQTSLLTESSNSQVSGSDAESNSRLKTAEDASLLPFASIFQSTNLLMSSSKKLIESEATVFGTQPYKFNYSDFNDIDHRLKLYFYQRKFKEDGEHFKWLAKGRIYNEQTQSLGEGLVVMSNCKCYLMEAFAEPHDDVAKWLRQVISVTVNRLVAIDLMPWKLGLSFTLKDWGGFVLLLHDMLRTESLLNYLQQIPLPEQCKLNHQPSALLGHQLESIAAEPVKMCSLIPSCQWVCDQEKSSFEPSLLLITESHLYISRNSNFTWLSHKIQEKSIQPELSLNQPLSNLVDVERITDQKYAINFIDETQNRCELWQLQFETRANAACCLNVIGKGWEQLFGVPFSLSGT; this is translated from the exons ATGGATCCGGAGAAGATCACAGAGCTGGCCAACCTGCTCCGACAGAACGGCGACAAAATATTGAGCTCCGAGTTTACCTTGACGTTATCAG GTTCCCTGCTGCGGGCGCTAAACGACTCCTTCACCCTGATTGCGGACACTGAAATCGGAACTGGCGCGGGATACCTCCAGCCGCAGTCTTTTCAGGTGGTCAAGCCCATCAACGCAAAGTCCAGCGTCTTCCCCGACCTCCAGCTGGTCCATGACTTTGTGCAGAAGACGACACTTTTGAAGCTGACCTACTTTCCCAGCGAACACTATTTCGAGGGCGCCATCGACATAGCGAAGTTTCGAGCACTGCGCCGCCTCGAggtaaacaaaatcaacatCGGTCAGGTTGTGGGCATCCAACCGCTGCGCGGCCAGCTGCAACATTTGATCTGCGTAAAAAGCCTTACCAGCGTGGACGACATTATCACGCGCTGCGGCGGCGACAACTCGAATGGCTTCGTGTGGAACGAGCTAAAGACGGCCGATTTCAGCTACAACAGCCTGCGTAGTGTAGACACCGCCCTGGAGTTCGCACAGCACCTGCAACACCTAAACCTTCGGCACAATAAGCTCACCAGCGTGGCCGCCATCAAATGGCTGCCGCATCTTAAGACCCTGGACCTGAGCTACAACTGCCTTACGCACCTTCCACAGTTTCACATGGAGGCCTGCAAGCGACTACAGCTATTGAACATCAGCAATAACTACGTAGAGGAGCTTTTGGACGTGGCAAATCTGGACGCTTTGTACAACTTGGATCTGTCCGACAACTGCCTGTTGGAGCACTCGCAGTTGCTGCCACTGAGTGCCCTGATGAGCCTGATTGTACTAAATCTGCACGGAAATCCGCTTGCTTGCAATCCCAAACATCGCCAGGCGACAGCACAGTATCTGCACAAGAACTCCGCAACTATGAAGTTTGTCTTGGACTTTGAGCCACTAACTAAGGCGGAGAAGGCGCTGACGGGCAGCCAAAAGTGGCGCTACATAGGCGGTCTTAACTACCGCTCGCCCAGGAGTACCTCGATGTCCATCAACAGCTCTAGTGCTTCCATAAACACCAACGACGGCTCCCAGTTTTCCAGCTTCGGCTCGCAGCGTTCGGTGTCTATAAGAGGAAATAACTACACTTTGGAAGACAACCAATCGATGGACACCTCGCAATCTAGCAAACGGATAAGTTCGTGTAAGATCAGAACAGTGGACATAGAAGAAAGCAGTGAGATCGATACAGACGCAGCATCCGTTTCCACGCCAAATCCTCGATCCGAATATGAAGAGGAACCGGATAATTCGCATCTGGAGACCAAGAAAAAAATCGAGACACTACGTCTTACTTATGGCAATGAATGGTTGAAGTCCGGCAACGCTGAGCTGATGCTGGGAATCGAAACGCCGCAGCCAACTGAACGGGAGCGCAATGAGTCTCGCCAGCTTTTCAATGAGTACCTAGGCGAACTATCTGCATCCACAGAAGCAAAGAATGACTCTGAGCACCACAACATTAGCTCCACACCTACGAACAACGTTTTGTTAGCTTCCACCTTCGACACCACCATTACTCCTATTAAATCGGAAGCGAACGACACAAGTGGGCAGACTCTGTACGAAACCTGCACTGAGGGTGAAGAGACAAACTACGAGAGTCTAGGCAACAACACTATGGAGCTGTCGACAGAAGAACGACCGCCTGACAGGCACGAGGAATTGTTGAGACTTTATGCAAGTAGCTCTAATGCTCAGGATGAGGATCCGG TATCCGATGCTGAGTCTGATGAGGAGACCTACATAGTCTACCATGACCAGAAACCAAGCGAGGCTCTGTTTCTTACCATATCATCGAATTTTATACGCGAAAAAGACACGTTAACTGAAAG GACGAAAGCCAAATGGAGTCTAAAAATCCTCGAGTCATGCGAGCGTGTTAGGTTCAACACCTTGCGCATCAATTTCGACACGATGCGCAAGGATAAACAGGAGCGTATCTATTGCGTGGAAAATACGCTATGCCAG GAACTGGAAAGGAAACTGAGAGACATTCTATCGCAGCGTGATCTAACCGAAATGAACATATCTATCTATCGCTGTGTGAATTGCCTAACGCAGTTTACTATTGAGCAAAAAAGCAAGCGATATAAAACAAAGG aattgcGATGTCCGGATTGTCGCAGTGTCTATGTGGCTGAAGTAACCGAATTATCCTCATCTTTGTCCAAACCTTCTGGTGAAGTCGTGGTAGAGCCCAAACTTGAATTGGCGGCAGAGCCCAAACTTTCACCCGCCATGATTGTGGAGGAATCCCCAGTGGAGGAAGTCGCTGCGGCGACAAATAAGGAAGAAAGCAACAGCATTG TGGCCAACTGCAGGCTAACAACTGCAAAAAACACACCCAAGCTTAGGAGTTTGACGCAAGCCACCAAAA GTTCCGCCAATTCGCTAAATGGGAGCAGCTCTTGCTCAAAAATTACCAACTCACAGAGCTCTTTCGACTCGAATCAATCCGTAGTGGGCAGCTCGAACACGGATCGGGATCTGGAGTTTCGGGCCAATGAAAGTGATGTGGACATCATCTCCAATCCGAGCCAGTCCAGCATAGAGGTCCTAGATCCGAACTACGTGCAAAGCGCCAGTCGCAAGACCTCAGAAGAGCGCCGCATATCTCAGCTACCTCATCTGGAGACGATACACGATGAAATCGCGAAATCAAAGAGCTTCATCGAACGCGAGTTTGGTCAGCTTCTGGCGGAGCAGGCTCAGCCTACGACACCTTCGGCTGCAGCTCCCTTGGCTCCTGAAAAATCGGCTGTCCCATCCCATGTACCGCTGACAGAGAGCAGCTCGTCGGGATCCGTAACGGACAGCATATGTACTACCTACGAGCAGCAAGGCACTGATGCGCCACAAAATCTACAAACTTCCCTGCTCACCGAGTCGTCAAACAGCCAAGTTAGTGGTTCGGATGCGGAATCTAATAGCCGTTTGAAAACCGCCGAGGATGCCAGCCTGCTGCCTTTCGCATCTATATTTCAATCAACCAATCTGCTCATGTCCAGCTCAAAGAAGTTGATCGAGTCGGAGGCAACTGTTTTTGGTACCCAGCCGTACAAGTTTAACTACAGCGACTTTAATGATATCGACCACCGTCTGAAGCTCTACTTCTACCAACGAAAGTTTAAAGAGGATGGCGAGCATTTCAAGTGGTTGGCCAAAGGTCGCATCTACAATGAGCAGACCCAATCCTTGGGAGAAGGGCTTGTGGTAATGTCCAACTGCAAGTGCTATCTAATGGAGGCGTTTGCAGAACCCCACGACGATGTAGCCAAATGGCTGCGGCAGGTCATAAGCGTGACAGTCAATCGTTTGGTGGCCATTGATCTGATGCCCTGGAAACTTGGATTGTCCTTCACCTTAAAGGATTGGGGAGGATttgtgctgctgttgcatgaCATGCTAAGGACAGAAAGTTTACTGAATTATTTACAAC AAATTCCTCTGCCTGAGCAGTGCAAGCTGAATCATCAGCCATCAGCACTACTCGGCCATCAGTTGGAATCTATTGCGGCCGAACCAGTCAAGATGTGCTCCCTGATTCCCAGCTGCCAATGGGTCTGTGACCAGGAGAAGAGCTCCTTTGAACCCTCCCTGCTCCTAATCACGGAGTCACATTTGTACATCTCAAGAAATAGCAACTTCACGTGGCTGTCACACAAAATTCAGGAAAAGTCCATTCAACCAGAACTTAGCCTTAATCAGCCACTGAGCAATTTGGTGGACGTGGAGCGCATTACAgaccaaaagtatgcaatcaACTTCATTGATGAGACGCAAAACAGGTGCGAGCTATGGCAGTTGCAGTTCGAAACGCGTGCCAATGCCGCATGTTGCCTAAATGTCATCGGAAAAGGATGGGAGCAGCTATTTGGAGTGCCATTCAGTCTCTCTGGAACGTGA
- the LOC6613544 gene encoding serine/threonine-protein kinase 11-interacting protein isoform X2, which yields MDPEKITELANLLRQNGDKILSSEFTLTLSGSLLRALNDSFTLIADTEIGTGAGYLQPQSFQVVKPINAKSSVFPDLQLVHDFVQKTTLLKLTYFPSEHYFEGAIDIAKFRALRRLEVNKINIGQVVGIQPLRGQLQHLICVKSLTSVDDIITRCGGDNSNGFVWNELKTADFSYNSLRSVDTALEFAQHLQHLNLRHNKLTSVAAIKWLPHLKTLDLSYNCLTHLPQFHMEACKRLQLLNISNNYVEELLDVANLDALYNLDLSDNCLLEHSQLLPLSALMSLIVLNLHGNPLACNPKHRQATAQYLHKNSATMKFVLDFEPLTKAEKALTGSQKWRYIGGLNYRSPRSTSMSINSSSASINTNDGSQFSSFGSQRSVSIRGNNYTLEDNQSMDTSQSSKRISSCKIRTVDIEESSEIDTDAASVSTPNPRSEYEEEPDNSHLETKKKIETLRLTYGNEWLKSGNAELMLGIETPQPTERERNESRQLFNEYLGELSASTEAKNDSEHHNISSTPTNNVLLASTFDTTITPIKSEANDTSGQTLYETCTEGEETNYESLGNNTMELSTEERPPDRHEELLRLYASSSNAQDEDPVSDAESDEETYIVYHDQKPSEALFLTISSNFIREKDTLTERTKAKWSLKILESCERVRFNTLRINFDTMRKDKQERIYCVENTLCQELERKLRDILSQRDLTEMNISIYRCVNCLTQFTIEQKSKRYKTKELRCPDCRSVYVAEVTELSSSLSKPSGEVVVEPKLELAAEPKLSPAMIVEESPVEEVAAATNKEESNSIGSANSLNGSSSCSKITNSQSSFDSNQSVVGSSNTDRDLEFRANESDVDIISNPSQSSIEVLDPNYVQSASRKTSEERRISQLPHLETIHDEIAKSKSFIEREFGQLLAEQAQPTTPSAAAPLAPEKSAVPSHVPLTESSSSGSVTDSICTTYEQQGTDAPQNLQTSLLTESSNSQVSGSDAESNSRLKTAEDASLLPFASIFQSTNLLMSSSKKLIESEATVFGTQPYKFNYSDFNDIDHRLKLYFYQRKFKEDGEHFKWLAKGRIYNEQTQSLGEGLVVMSNCKCYLMEAFAEPHDDVAKWLRQVISVTVNRLVAIDLMPWKLGLSFTLKDWGGFVLLLHDMLRTESLLNYLQQIPLPEQCKLNHQPSALLGHQLESIAAEPVKMCSLIPSCQWVCDQEKSSFEPSLLLITESHLYISRNSNFTWLSHKIQEKSIQPELSLNQPLSNLVDVERITDQKYAINFIDETQNRCELWQLQFETRANAACCLNVIGKGWEQLFGVPFSLSGT from the exons ATGGATCCGGAGAAGATCACAGAGCTGGCCAACCTGCTCCGACAGAACGGCGACAAAATATTGAGCTCCGAGTTTACCTTGACGTTATCAG GTTCCCTGCTGCGGGCGCTAAACGACTCCTTCACCCTGATTGCGGACACTGAAATCGGAACTGGCGCGGGATACCTCCAGCCGCAGTCTTTTCAGGTGGTCAAGCCCATCAACGCAAAGTCCAGCGTCTTCCCCGACCTCCAGCTGGTCCATGACTTTGTGCAGAAGACGACACTTTTGAAGCTGACCTACTTTCCCAGCGAACACTATTTCGAGGGCGCCATCGACATAGCGAAGTTTCGAGCACTGCGCCGCCTCGAggtaaacaaaatcaacatCGGTCAGGTTGTGGGCATCCAACCGCTGCGCGGCCAGCTGCAACATTTGATCTGCGTAAAAAGCCTTACCAGCGTGGACGACATTATCACGCGCTGCGGCGGCGACAACTCGAATGGCTTCGTGTGGAACGAGCTAAAGACGGCCGATTTCAGCTACAACAGCCTGCGTAGTGTAGACACCGCCCTGGAGTTCGCACAGCACCTGCAACACCTAAACCTTCGGCACAATAAGCTCACCAGCGTGGCCGCCATCAAATGGCTGCCGCATCTTAAGACCCTGGACCTGAGCTACAACTGCCTTACGCACCTTCCACAGTTTCACATGGAGGCCTGCAAGCGACTACAGCTATTGAACATCAGCAATAACTACGTAGAGGAGCTTTTGGACGTGGCAAATCTGGACGCTTTGTACAACTTGGATCTGTCCGACAACTGCCTGTTGGAGCACTCGCAGTTGCTGCCACTGAGTGCCCTGATGAGCCTGATTGTACTAAATCTGCACGGAAATCCGCTTGCTTGCAATCCCAAACATCGCCAGGCGACAGCACAGTATCTGCACAAGAACTCCGCAACTATGAAGTTTGTCTTGGACTTTGAGCCACTAACTAAGGCGGAGAAGGCGCTGACGGGCAGCCAAAAGTGGCGCTACATAGGCGGTCTTAACTACCGCTCGCCCAGGAGTACCTCGATGTCCATCAACAGCTCTAGTGCTTCCATAAACACCAACGACGGCTCCCAGTTTTCCAGCTTCGGCTCGCAGCGTTCGGTGTCTATAAGAGGAAATAACTACACTTTGGAAGACAACCAATCGATGGACACCTCGCAATCTAGCAAACGGATAAGTTCGTGTAAGATCAGAACAGTGGACATAGAAGAAAGCAGTGAGATCGATACAGACGCAGCATCCGTTTCCACGCCAAATCCTCGATCCGAATATGAAGAGGAACCGGATAATTCGCATCTGGAGACCAAGAAAAAAATCGAGACACTACGTCTTACTTATGGCAATGAATGGTTGAAGTCCGGCAACGCTGAGCTGATGCTGGGAATCGAAACGCCGCAGCCAACTGAACGGGAGCGCAATGAGTCTCGCCAGCTTTTCAATGAGTACCTAGGCGAACTATCTGCATCCACAGAAGCAAAGAATGACTCTGAGCACCACAACATTAGCTCCACACCTACGAACAACGTTTTGTTAGCTTCCACCTTCGACACCACCATTACTCCTATTAAATCGGAAGCGAACGACACAAGTGGGCAGACTCTGTACGAAACCTGCACTGAGGGTGAAGAGACAAACTACGAGAGTCTAGGCAACAACACTATGGAGCTGTCGACAGAAGAACGACCGCCTGACAGGCACGAGGAATTGTTGAGACTTTATGCAAGTAGCTCTAATGCTCAGGATGAGGATCCGG TATCCGATGCTGAGTCTGATGAGGAGACCTACATAGTCTACCATGACCAGAAACCAAGCGAGGCTCTGTTTCTTACCATATCATCGAATTTTATACGCGAAAAAGACACGTTAACTGAAAG GACGAAAGCCAAATGGAGTCTAAAAATCCTCGAGTCATGCGAGCGTGTTAGGTTCAACACCTTGCGCATCAATTTCGACACGATGCGCAAGGATAAACAGGAGCGTATCTATTGCGTGGAAAATACGCTATGCCAG GAACTGGAAAGGAAACTGAGAGACATTCTATCGCAGCGTGATCTAACCGAAATGAACATATCTATCTATCGCTGTGTGAATTGCCTAACGCAGTTTACTATTGAGCAAAAAAGCAAGCGATATAAAACAAAGG aattgcGATGTCCGGATTGTCGCAGTGTCTATGTGGCTGAAGTAACCGAATTATCCTCATCTTTGTCCAAACCTTCTGGTGAAGTCGTGGTAGAGCCCAAACTTGAATTGGCGGCAGAGCCCAAACTTTCACCCGCCATGATTGTGGAGGAATCCCCAGTGGAGGAAGTCGCTGCGGCGACAAATAAGGAAGAAAGCAACAGCATTG GTTCCGCCAATTCGCTAAATGGGAGCAGCTCTTGCTCAAAAATTACCAACTCACAGAGCTCTTTCGACTCGAATCAATCCGTAGTGGGCAGCTCGAACACGGATCGGGATCTGGAGTTTCGGGCCAATGAAAGTGATGTGGACATCATCTCCAATCCGAGCCAGTCCAGCATAGAGGTCCTAGATCCGAACTACGTGCAAAGCGCCAGTCGCAAGACCTCAGAAGAGCGCCGCATATCTCAGCTACCTCATCTGGAGACGATACACGATGAAATCGCGAAATCAAAGAGCTTCATCGAACGCGAGTTTGGTCAGCTTCTGGCGGAGCAGGCTCAGCCTACGACACCTTCGGCTGCAGCTCCCTTGGCTCCTGAAAAATCGGCTGTCCCATCCCATGTACCGCTGACAGAGAGCAGCTCGTCGGGATCCGTAACGGACAGCATATGTACTACCTACGAGCAGCAAGGCACTGATGCGCCACAAAATCTACAAACTTCCCTGCTCACCGAGTCGTCAAACAGCCAAGTTAGTGGTTCGGATGCGGAATCTAATAGCCGTTTGAAAACCGCCGAGGATGCCAGCCTGCTGCCTTTCGCATCTATATTTCAATCAACCAATCTGCTCATGTCCAGCTCAAAGAAGTTGATCGAGTCGGAGGCAACTGTTTTTGGTACCCAGCCGTACAAGTTTAACTACAGCGACTTTAATGATATCGACCACCGTCTGAAGCTCTACTTCTACCAACGAAAGTTTAAAGAGGATGGCGAGCATTTCAAGTGGTTGGCCAAAGGTCGCATCTACAATGAGCAGACCCAATCCTTGGGAGAAGGGCTTGTGGTAATGTCCAACTGCAAGTGCTATCTAATGGAGGCGTTTGCAGAACCCCACGACGATGTAGCCAAATGGCTGCGGCAGGTCATAAGCGTGACAGTCAATCGTTTGGTGGCCATTGATCTGATGCCCTGGAAACTTGGATTGTCCTTCACCTTAAAGGATTGGGGAGGATttgtgctgctgttgcatgaCATGCTAAGGACAGAAAGTTTACTGAATTATTTACAAC AAATTCCTCTGCCTGAGCAGTGCAAGCTGAATCATCAGCCATCAGCACTACTCGGCCATCAGTTGGAATCTATTGCGGCCGAACCAGTCAAGATGTGCTCCCTGATTCCCAGCTGCCAATGGGTCTGTGACCAGGAGAAGAGCTCCTTTGAACCCTCCCTGCTCCTAATCACGGAGTCACATTTGTACATCTCAAGAAATAGCAACTTCACGTGGCTGTCACACAAAATTCAGGAAAAGTCCATTCAACCAGAACTTAGCCTTAATCAGCCACTGAGCAATTTGGTGGACGTGGAGCGCATTACAgaccaaaagtatgcaatcaACTTCATTGATGAGACGCAAAACAGGTGCGAGCTATGGCAGTTGCAGTTCGAAACGCGTGCCAATGCCGCATGTTGCCTAAATGTCATCGGAAAAGGATGGGAGCAGCTATTTGGAGTGCCATTCAGTCTCTCTGGAACGTGA